A window from Musa acuminata AAA Group cultivar baxijiao chromosome BXJ3-10, Cavendish_Baxijiao_AAA, whole genome shotgun sequence encodes these proteins:
- the LOC135650965 gene encoding uncharacterized protein LOC135650965, translated as MEGRGLRRSLTLPEQQAVVLSCNLGDLLKVQDEDEVRPSSAVAACAKRGASSASGGGGGGRTLLDIMREEPGPNAVVVGRSSGNGIKWKSFKDRLHLRLRRAGAAWAVSCTQFNPMSYPELFVSVHTNPGFSRPVSRSTSIRNSELPVPASISGTENNPAATDAAAVDAPSPPEEHPSGAAGNGESSDHGSTTTAAEEEPVRVSLMALLEQTDRQWSSAGEGSPPAAALAALSEEEPAAAEDVGGGILHVCCVCMVRHKGAAFIPCGHTFCRMCSRELWVNRGSCPLCNGNILEILDIF; from the coding sequence ATGGAAGGAAGGGGGCTCCGGCGGAGCCTAACGCTCCCCGAGCAGCAGGCTGTGGTGCTCTCCTGTAATCTTGGGGACCTCCTCAAGGTCCAAGACGAGGACGAGGTGCGCCCCTCCTCCGCCGTCGCCGCGTGCGCGAAGAGGGGAGCCTCCTCCGCCTCCGGGGGTGGCGGTGGCGGGAGAACACTGCTCGACATCATGCGTGAGGAACCGGGGCCAAATGCGGTCGTCGTAGGCCGTAGTTCCGGCAACGGTATCAAGTGGAAGTCGTTCAAGGATCGCCTTCACCTCCGCCTCCGCCGCGCTGGCGCCGCCTGGGCGGTGTCGTGCACCCAGTTCAACCCCATGTCCTATCCCGAGCTCTTCGTTTCCGTCCACACCAACCCCGGATTCTCCAGACCGGTCTCCCGCTCAACTTCCATCCGCAACTCCGAACTCCCCGTTCCGGCATCTATCTCGGGCACCGAGAACAATCCTGCAGCCACGGACGCCGCCGCCGTGGATGCACCATCACCGCCAGAGGAGCATCCATCGGGCGCCGCGGGCAATGGAGAAAGCTCCGATCATGGGTCCACCActacggcggcggaggaggagccaGTGAGAGTCTCGCTGATGGCGCTGCTGGAGCAGACAGACAGACAGTGGAGCAGCGCAGGGGAGGGGTCCCCACCGGCAGCGGCACTGGCGGCGCTGTCGGAGGAGGAACCGGCGGCCGCGGAGGACGTCGGCGGAGGCATATTGCACGTGTGCTGCGTGTGCATGGTGCGGCACAAGGGGGCGGCGTTCATCCCCTGCGGCCACACCTTCTGCCGGATGTGCTCCCGGGAGCTCTGGGTGAACCGCGGCAGCTGCCCGCTCTGCAACGGCAACATCCTCGAGATCCTCGACATCTTCTAG